Proteins encoded together in one Rhea pennata isolate bPtePen1 chromosome 27, bPtePen1.pri, whole genome shotgun sequence window:
- the SHD gene encoding LOW QUALITY PROTEIN: SH2 domain-containing adapter protein D (The sequence of the model RefSeq protein was modified relative to this genomic sequence to represent the inferred CDS: substituted 1 base at 1 genomic stop codon), which translates to MAKWLREYLGRGARRSPPRPPQPDYSGGGGERRPAGAPPPAGPGPGAAPRGPAASPRHRLVRVGGAGPGGGPRRREQGPGESEYSEPFEAEQDPAPEGGREEPGEAKGGXGPRGGGGRRVRPRRGPQLYDTPYEEWETAGEGAGPAAARDSRLPRDDERPADEYDQPWEWKKDHISRAFAVQFESPEHSPSRPREPPRMPRPPAGTRPGCPPSPGRVDPSLPLEKQAWYHGPIGRAGAETLLALCREGSFLVRDCETSPDDYSLSLRSSQGFVHVKLTRTRERHFVLGRAGAAFPSVPEAVRHYTARALPVRGARHLSLLYPVAAQPL; encoded by the exons ATGGCCAAGTGGCTCCGGGAGTACCTGGGCCGGGGGGCCCGGCGctcccccccgcgcccgccccagCCCGACtacagcggcggcggcggcgagcgccgccccgccggggcccccccgcccgccggccccggccccggggctgccccccgcggccccgccgcctccccccggcACCGGCTCGTCCGCGTGGGGGGcgcgggcccgggcggcggcccccgccggcgggAGCAG GGCCCCGGCGAGAGCGAGTACTCGGAGCCCTTCGAGGCGGAGCAGGACCCGGCACCCGAGGGTGGCCGCGAGGAGCCCGGCGAGGCCAAAGGTGGGTGagggccgcggggggggggg GGCCGGCGGGTGAGGCCGCGCCGGGGTCCGCAGCTCTACGACACGCCGTACGAGGAGTGGGAGACGGCGGGCgagggcgcggggccggccgcggctcGGGACAGCCGCCTGCCCCGGGACGACGAGCGGCCCGCCGACGAGTACGACCAGCCCTGGGAGTGGAAGAAGGACCACATCTCCCGGGCGTTCGCAG TGCAGTTCGAGAGCCCTGAGCACTCTCCCAGCCGCCCCAGGGAGCCACCACGGATGCCCCGGCCCCCCGCAGGCACCAGGCCAGGCTGCCCACCCAGCCCGGGGCGTGTGGACCCCTCGCTGCCCCTGGAGAAGCAGGC GTGGTACCACGGCCCCAtcgggcgggcgggcgccgagACGCTGCTGGCGCTGTGCCGCGAGGGCAGCTTCCTGGTGCGGGACTGCGAGACCAGCCCCGACGACTACTCGCTCTCGCTGCG GAGCAGCCAAGGCTTCGTGCACGTGAAGCTCACGCGGACGCGGGAGCGGCACTTTGTGCtggggcgcgcgggggccgcctTCCCCTCGGTGCCCGAGGCCGTGCGGCACTACacggcgcgggcgctgcccgTCCGCGGCGCCCGCCACCTCTCCCTGCTCTACCCCGT